One Miscanthus floridulus cultivar M001 chromosome 11, ASM1932011v1, whole genome shotgun sequence DNA window includes the following coding sequences:
- the LOC136494828 gene encoding protein indeterminate-domain 16-like — MEEQGERQIQLQLLLHPAPAAQVVLRDVPAVPASSAVEHPQLDLDLSMSIGPRPPVAPTPTPAPPPPRARSPPTNEVRRAPGMMAVLAPASARLHQKQHAAADVRAVKQQAADQARMASADRAYAERVRELARRELELAEREFARARAIWERAREEVERVERMKQIAARRLVGSAASSAAALEITCHACMQRFHP, encoded by the coding sequence ATGGAGGAGCAAGGTGAGAGACAGATCCAGCTTCAGCTGCTCCTCCACCCTGCGCCTGCAGCTCAAGTCGTCCTCCGTGACGTGCCGGCGGTACCAGCCAGCAGCGCGGTGGAGCACCCGCAGCTGGACCTCGATCTGTCCATGAGCATCGGGCCGAGGCCTCCGGTGGCCCCAACCCCaacaccggcgccgccgccgccgcgtgcgcGATCGCCACCCACGAACGAGGTCAGGAGGGCGCCGGGGATGATGGCGGTGCTGGCGCCGGCCAGCGCGAGGCTGCATCAGAAGCAGCATGCGGCCGCCGACGTGCGCGCCGTGAAGCAGCAGGCCGCGGACCAGGCCCGCATGGCGTCCGCCGACCGCGCCTACGCGGAGCGTGTCCGGGAGCTGGCGCGGCGGGAGCTGGAGCTCGCGGAGCGGGAGTTCGCGCGCGCCAGGGCCATCTGGGAGCGCGCCCGCGAGGAGGTGGAGCGGGTGGAGCGCATGAAGCAGATCGCGGCGAGGCGGCTCGTCGGCTCGGCCGCGTCGTCCGCGGCGGCGCTGGAGATCACCTGCCACGCCTGCATGCAGCGCTTCCACCCCTAG